In Montipora capricornis isolate CH-2021 chromosome 4, ASM3666992v2, whole genome shotgun sequence, a single genomic region encodes these proteins:
- the LOC138046525 gene encoding uncharacterized protein gives MASFNYARRKLLLLGRVCLADNVLNRLPASTFTIIKSLGLLRAGRGCRAGRSYQLKTIKQKSKTNSWISDGRHYANFGQIGRSPETTRTKRTIVNLINITSTTSELTKKQVPGSQLNFCPLSARSVNNKTLEIKDYTIDKDVDLFAITELLLKADESSDFVSRDIAPNGYGFLHCPRPNGTGGGLAVLLTSSNNQPPSSNNQLTPSLFFDEFSQLLERSVSSPGQLLLCGDFNFHVEDPSDRNTRRFLDLLHCFNLDVYNDHSSTHKDNHKLDLVIGRSDENLVADFHVHDPIISDHFAIHCKLNSDRPPNPEKTVSDRKLRSVNTDTFRQDILSSELLSTNSSDLNSLCSRYDDVISAIVDKHAPLVTKRITIRPNSPWYTDDIGVEKSTRRCFERRWRHTLLSEHRLAYVAQCQLTLCLLSVTLTPVTIEELSKIAPVVGSKSCTINPIPASLLRENLDLLFPILCQIVNLSLESGCVPHSLKQAILKPLLKKASLDHEILSNFRPISNLKFVAKLTGKVVANRLVSYLQQNHLDEPLQSAYKKIHSCETALVRVQNDMLCAIDKRCCVALLLLDLSAAFDTVDHNILLQRLHSRFSAIHKLSPVYLQELISKYSPSGKLQSSDAMLLERRSYNLKTYGSRAFRVAAPELWNKLPREIKLCDDIDNFKKKLKTYLFNIAFN, from the exons atggcaTCCTTCAACTACGCTCGAAGAAAACTTCTACTCCTGGGTCGTGTATGCCTTGCTGACAATGTTCTAAATCGTCTTCCTGCCTCAACATTTACCATTATTAAGTCCCTGGGTTTGTTAAGAGCTGGTAGAGGTTGCAGAGCTGGTCGGTCATATCAACTCAAAACCATCAAACAGAAAAGTAAAACCAATTCTTGGATAAGTGATGGCCGCCATTATGCTAATTTTGGACAGATCGGACGCTCCCCGGAGACCACGagaacaaaaagaacaatagtAAACCTCATAAACATAACATCGACTACGTCTGAGTTGACCAAGAAGCAAGTACCTGGTTCTCAACTTAATTTTTGCCCCCTAAGTGCAAGATCAGTAAACAACAAGACCTTAGAAATTAAAGATTACACTATCGACAAAGATGTAGATCTATTTGCTATAACAGAATTATTGCTAAAAGCCGATGAATCATCGGATTTTGTTTCTCGGGACATCGCACCGAATGGATATGGCTTTTTACACTGTCCAAGGCCAAATGGAACTGGCGGAGGCCTAGCTGTTTT ACTAACATCATCCAACAACCAGCCACCATCATCCAACAACCAGCTCACTCCCTCGCTATTCTTCGATGAATTTTCACAGCTCTTGGAACGCTCTGTATCTTCTCCTGGTCAACTTCTACTATGCGGTGATTTTAACTTCCATGTAGAAGATCCTTCTGACCGCAATACACGCAGGTTTCTGGATCTACTACATTGTTTCAACCTTGATGTATACAATGATCATTCGTCGACACATAAAGATAATCATAAGCTTGATCTAGTCATTGGTAGATCAGATGAGAACCTGGTTGCTGATTTTCATGTTCACGATCCTATCATTTCTGATCATTTTGCCATCCACTGTAAACTGAACTCTGACAGACCACCTAATCCTGAGAAAACAGTGTCTGATCGTAAGTTACGTTCTGTGAATACCGATACTTTTCGCCAAGATATTTTGAGCTCTGAGCTCCTCAGCACGAATTCGTCAGATCTCAATTCGCTTTGCAGtagatatgatgacgtcatctCCGCAATTGTGGACAAACATGCTCCTCTGGTCACCAAGAGGATCACTATACGACCAAATTCACCTTGGTATACTGATGACATTGGCGTGGAAAAATCTACTCGACGATGTTTCGAAAGACGTTGGCGTCATACTCTCCTCTCAGAACATCGCCTGGCATATGTTGCTCAATGCCAATTG ACACTGTGCCTATTGTCTGTCACTTTAACTCCTGTTACCATTGAAGAGCTATCTAAAATTGCACCTGTAGTTGGTTCTAAATCATGCACCATCAACCCAATACCAGCTTCTTTGCTCAGAGAGAACTTGGATCTACTTTTTCCAATTCTATGTCAGATAGTAAATCTGTCATTGGAATCTGGCTGTGTGCCGCATAGCCTAAAGCAGGCCATTTTAAAACCACTCCTAAAGAAGGCTTCACTGGATCATGAGATACTCAGTAATTTTAGACCTATATCGAACCTTAAATTCGTTGCCAAGTTAACTGGAAAAGTGGTTGCCAACCGTCTAGTATCTTATCTTCAACAAAATCATCTAGATGAACCTCTTCAATCTGCctacaagaaaattcacagttGTGAGACAGCTCTTGTCCGTGTGCAAAATGACATGCTATGTGCCATTGACAAACGCTGCTGTGTAGCGCTCTTACTCTTGGACTTGAGTGCTGCATTCGATACTGTAGATCACAACATCCTGCTGCAACGACTTCATTCTAGGTTCTCG GCTATTCACAAGTTATCACCTGTCTATCTACAAGAACTTATCTCCAAATACAGCCCATCTGGGAAGCTCCAATCCTCTGATGCTATGTTACTTGAACGTCGTTCTTACAATCTCAAGACCTATGGCTCAAGAGCGTTTAGAGTGGCAGCACCGGAACTATGGAACAAGCTGCCGAGGGAAATAAAGTTATGTGACGATATtgacaattttaaaaagaaacttaaaacgtACTTATTTAATATTGCTTTTAATTAG